In Lacibacter sp. H375, one DNA window encodes the following:
- a CDS encoding DUF2269 family protein, translating to MNIYLLFKIIHLLAVVAFLGNITIGLFWMKWAYKVNDVGYLQHTVKGIIAADKIFTLPGVLVITAGGIMAAIKGGYPLLGTGWIFWSIVLFTLSGIMFMAKVGPLQTKMKNYLEQSIGNNSYDKAQFTKYKKEWEWWGALSLFTPLLAFLLMILKWPLLSPVA from the coding sequence ATGAATATTTATTTGCTGTTTAAAATCATTCATCTGTTGGCGGTTGTTGCTTTCCTTGGCAATATCACAATCGGATTGTTCTGGATGAAGTGGGCATACAAAGTAAATGATGTTGGTTATTTGCAGCACACAGTAAAAGGTATTATTGCTGCAGATAAGATCTTTACACTTCCGGGTGTACTGGTGATAACAGCAGGAGGAATTATGGCTGCAATAAAAGGTGGTTATCCATTGCTTGGTACGGGTTGGATATTCTGGTCGATTGTATTGTTTACTTTATCTGGCATTATGTTCATGGCAAAAGTCGGGCCGTTGCAAACGAAAATGAAAAACTACCTTGAACAAAGTATTGGCAACAACAGCTATGATAAAGCACAGTTTACAAAGTATAAGAAAGAATGGGAGTGGTGGGGTGCATTATCATTATTTACTCCTTTACTTGCTTTCTTACTAATGATCTTAAAATGGCCGCTGTTAAGCCCGGTGGCATAA